In one window of Leifsonia sp. NPDC080035 DNA:
- a CDS encoding L-serine ammonia-lyase — protein MSVETRDGTARIEETGPGRPTAYTSALELFSIGIGPSSSHTVGPMRAGLDFARRAIAAEHDRIVRVSATLSGSLAATGLGHGTPDALVAGLAGLEPETCDPEDVRGAWTGRPDRGVLLLAGAHPVSFARSDIVFEPFRRGLKHPNTVVMHAWREAETEPVLTETYYSIGGGFIRREGEAEAERPDEPRADEESYRTAADLLALCRDGRSIADVAWRIETARRPAAEVIGGLDAIWAAMRACVDSGLHAGGILPGGLGVKRRASALRRRLDDAPAGDGTADDWLQAFALAVNEENAAGGRVVTAPTNGAAGILPAVLHHWWRGAPEATAEQVRTFLLTAAAIGSVIKANASISGAEGGCQAEVGSACAMAAAGLCAVLGGSPGQVENAAEIAMEHHLGLTCDPVAGLVQIPCIERNAVAARTAVTAARLALHGDGSHIVSLDAVVETMRQTGADMSDKYKETSRGGLAVNVVEC, from the coding sequence ATGAGCGTCGAAACGCGCGACGGGACGGCCCGGATCGAAGAAACCGGCCCGGGCCGCCCCACCGCATACACATCCGCCCTCGAGCTGTTCTCGATCGGCATCGGCCCGTCGTCTTCGCACACGGTCGGCCCGATGCGGGCCGGACTCGACTTCGCCCGAAGGGCGATCGCTGCGGAGCACGACCGCATCGTGCGTGTGAGCGCCACGCTCTCCGGATCCCTCGCCGCCACCGGGCTCGGCCACGGCACACCTGACGCGCTGGTCGCCGGACTCGCCGGGCTGGAACCAGAGACCTGTGACCCGGAGGATGTTCGCGGCGCGTGGACGGGGCGGCCGGATCGCGGTGTGCTCCTTCTGGCAGGAGCGCATCCCGTGTCGTTCGCGCGGTCGGACATCGTGTTCGAGCCGTTCCGTCGCGGGCTGAAGCATCCCAACACGGTCGTGATGCACGCGTGGCGCGAGGCGGAGACCGAGCCGGTGCTCACCGAGACCTACTACTCGATCGGCGGTGGCTTCATTCGGCGCGAGGGCGAGGCCGAGGCCGAGCGGCCGGACGAACCGCGGGCCGACGAGGAGTCGTACCGAACCGCCGCGGACCTTCTCGCCCTGTGCCGCGACGGCCGGTCGATCGCGGACGTGGCCTGGCGCATCGAGACGGCACGGCGACCGGCCGCGGAAGTCATCGGCGGCCTGGATGCGATCTGGGCGGCGATGCGCGCGTGCGTGGACTCCGGCCTGCACGCCGGGGGAATCCTCCCGGGCGGCCTCGGCGTGAAGCGGCGCGCATCGGCGCTCCGCCGGCGGCTGGATGACGCGCCCGCGGGCGATGGGACGGCCGACGACTGGCTGCAGGCGTTCGCGCTCGCCGTGAACGAGGAGAACGCTGCGGGCGGCCGGGTCGTCACCGCGCCCACCAACGGCGCGGCCGGCATCCTCCCCGCCGTGCTTCATCACTGGTGGCGCGGCGCCCCGGAGGCGACTGCGGAGCAGGTGCGCACGTTCCTGCTCACGGCCGCCGCGATCGGGTCCGTGATCAAGGCGAACGCGTCGATCTCCGGCGCGGAAGGAGGCTGCCAGGCGGAGGTCGGGTCGGCCTGCGCGATGGCCGCTGCCGGGCTCTGCGCCGTGCTGGGCGGGTCGCCGGGACAGGTCGAGAACGCGGCGGAGATCGCGATGGAGCATCACCTCGGTCTGACCTGCGATCCCGTCGCCGGGCTCGTGCAGATCCCGTGCATCGAGCGGAACGCCGTCGCCGCCCGCACCGCCGTCACCGCCGCACGGCTCGCCCTCCACGGCGACGGGAGTCACATCGTCTCGTTGGACGCGGTCGTCGAGACCATGCGGCAGACCGGCGCCGACATGAGCGATAAGTACAAGGAGACCAGCCGTGGCGGTCTCGCCGTGAACGTGGTGGAGTGCTGA
- a CDS encoding LysR substrate-binding domain-containing protein codes for MNADLDLRKLRYFVAVADKLNFARAAEVLMIAQPVLSRQIRAFEAELGVQLFVRDTRGTELTDEGRLLYEEAEALLASAAAVRRRVAIAARGESEFTVGFMPGLTVTTPVRAFQRTYPDVSIHVMRTSWDDQVRVLHDGRADVSYLRRPFDAAGLATELLFSEPRVVMLPTDHELAAAPSVTMGDLAGEHLLQDPAAVPEWATIAAEMRRRRGSAPPPSRTVEEKLELVAVGRGIAILPRSTALFYRRADVAFVPVSDLPPTDVLLGWEGSRRSRLIEAFIAAARDTTHELGSN; via the coding sequence GTGAACGCCGACCTGGATCTCCGGAAGCTGCGTTACTTCGTCGCCGTCGCCGACAAGCTGAACTTCGCGCGCGCCGCGGAGGTGCTGATGATCGCGCAGCCCGTGCTCTCCCGGCAGATCCGGGCGTTCGAGGCGGAGCTCGGCGTGCAGCTGTTCGTCCGCGACACGCGCGGCACGGAGCTCACCGACGAGGGCCGGCTGCTCTACGAGGAGGCGGAGGCGCTCCTCGCATCCGCTGCGGCGGTCCGGCGGCGGGTGGCGATCGCCGCGCGAGGCGAGTCCGAGTTCACCGTCGGCTTCATGCCGGGCCTGACGGTCACCACGCCCGTGCGAGCCTTCCAGCGCACCTACCCCGATGTGTCGATCCACGTCATGCGCACGAGCTGGGACGACCAGGTGCGGGTACTCCACGACGGCCGCGCGGACGTCAGCTACTTGCGACGGCCGTTCGACGCCGCAGGGCTGGCGACCGAGCTGCTGTTCTCCGAGCCGCGCGTTGTCATGCTGCCGACCGACCACGAGCTGGCGGCAGCACCGAGCGTGACCATGGGCGATCTCGCCGGGGAGCACCTGCTCCAGGATCCGGCAGCCGTGCCGGAGTGGGCCACGATCGCCGCCGAGATGCGCCGCCGCCGAGGGTCGGCCCCACCTCCGAGCCGCACCGTCGAAGAGAAACTCGAACTCGTTGCCGTGGGGAGGGGGATCGCGATTCTCCCCCGGTCGACCGCCCTGTTCTACCGGCGAGCCGACGTCGCCTTCGTCCCGGTGTCCGACCTCCCACCGACCGATGTGCTCCTCGGCTGGGAGGGCAGCAGGCGGTCGCGCCTCATCGAGGCCTTCATCGCCGCGGCCCGCGATACCACGCACGAACTCGGTTCGAACTGA
- a CDS encoding SDR family oxidoreductase, producing the protein MSLDGKRVVIIGGTSGIGLATAHAAVDAGAEVVVASSRQASIDAALGELSAGTTGRTIDVLDPTDVRAFFSEVGAFDHLAYTAGEPLRLLPVDGLDIDRARAFFQVRYFGAVTAVSAAAHHIRPGGSITLTSGSARTRPGAGWAVASSLCGATTSLAGALAVELAPIRVNVVEPGIVRSPLWSGMSAEDQQAMYQQQADVLPVGRVGEVHDIAHAFVYSMTQSFMTGTSIPVDGGALLV; encoded by the coding sequence ATGTCTCTCGACGGAAAGCGTGTCGTCATCATCGGCGGCACCTCCGGAATCGGCCTCGCGACCGCACACGCCGCGGTCGACGCCGGCGCGGAGGTTGTCGTCGCGTCCAGTCGCCAGGCGAGCATCGACGCAGCGCTCGGCGAACTGTCGGCCGGCACCACCGGCCGCACCATCGACGTCCTCGATCCCACCGACGTGCGCGCCTTCTTCTCCGAGGTCGGTGCGTTCGATCACCTCGCATACACCGCGGGAGAGCCGCTCCGGCTCCTCCCCGTGGATGGACTCGACATCGACCGGGCGCGTGCCTTCTTCCAGGTGCGATACTTCGGCGCCGTGACCGCGGTGAGCGCCGCAGCACACCACATCCGGCCCGGCGGGTCGATCACCCTCACGTCCGGGTCGGCCCGCACCCGCCCCGGCGCCGGCTGGGCTGTTGCGTCCAGCCTGTGCGGTGCCACCACGAGCCTTGCGGGAGCCCTCGCGGTCGAACTCGCTCCCATCCGCGTGAACGTGGTCGAGCCCGGTATCGTTCGCAGCCCGCTCTGGAGCGGCATGAGCGCTGAGGACCAGCAGGCGATGTACCAGCAGCAGGCCGATGTGCTCCCGGTGGGCCGCGTCGGCGAGGTTCACGACATCGCGCACGCTTTCGTGTACTCGATGACACAGTCCTTCATGACCGGCACGTCCATCCCGGTGGATGGCGGAGCGCTCCTGGTCTGA
- a CDS encoding SRPBCC domain-containing protein encodes MSNPPRSVRRPSMCNESAPESVALECRFAAPVSAVWRAWTVPALVKRWWGSDPHGIVTAAVLDVQPGGRFEIAFRDTTDDEHVCFGEYLRVVPESELESTWSWRGEANAPSRVRVRFFGDGGGTRMGFRHSELLGSSIHDYAAGWRRTFAKLERVLADR; translated from the coding sequence GTGTCGAATCCGCCGCGATCCGTTCGACGCCCGAGTATGTGCAACGAGTCCGCGCCCGAGTCGGTGGCGCTCGAATGCCGCTTCGCGGCGCCCGTCTCGGCGGTGTGGCGGGCGTGGACCGTCCCCGCTCTCGTGAAGCGGTGGTGGGGATCCGACCCGCACGGGATCGTGACGGCCGCCGTCCTCGACGTCCAGCCGGGTGGCCGGTTCGAGATAGCCTTCCGCGACACGACAGACGACGAGCACGTCTGCTTCGGCGAATACCTGCGGGTCGTCCCGGAGTCGGAGCTGGAGTCCACGTGGTCGTGGCGGGGCGAGGCGAATGCGCCTTCCCGCGTGCGCGTGCGCTTCTTCGGCGACGGTGGCGGAACCCGGATGGGGTTCCGTCACTCCGAGCTTCTGGGCTCGTCGATTCACGACTACGCCGCCGGGTGGCGCCGCACGTTCGCGAAGCTCGAGCGAGTTCTCGCCGATCGCTGA
- a CDS encoding vWA domain-containing protein, with translation MGTGTRTLSVVAAAAVVLGAAVALPASPARAAVPAPGPTSAVVTVKVGGDRVDDTTIAGLAGVELGLFANQADTTPLLTCTSDADGDCSFVVTGAVLGTAPWVKETAAPAGWFANDVLRTGPGSGSGSVASPYEFQTPTLVEGNTYRSTSEFMKSSSNSLPTRSNGVWQQSRINPPLPASCGMDVALVLDLSASVGSNLPTLKSAADSFADAFVGTPSRMGVYSFSAESPSTQAGTGAVDANRPALQSVSTQAGADAFKAEYAGWGLGAGTNWDAALQRVADSGIHYDAVVVLTDGNPTRWGGTTLHGDGSSTHFTDTEAAIFSANVLKAEGTRVISFGIGSGVSGITSLNLAAISGQEAFDAAAGNVATADYFQIPDFSGAGDELRRLALANCTPSLTVIKQIVPGTTTGEDIAGAAPAGAGWTFDAAALTPGATVTPATATTQADGTGGVAFRAELPTGGAEALLSVAETQQPGYSLVTQGGVNAVCTDLAGGTPVAVTNDGALGFQVVVGADQAVGCMVYNRKLDPATVEVDKSWVVDGVTYANGSQPSGISAALQLSPPGGGSPVDQTFGSVVSGYAIGDAISFTETTSLARAGCTLESARVTEANGTTVDAALPYAATLTVAASHYTVTNVVHCTTAPVTPPGGSTGSEGSEPEGGPMTGTLSDTGSETGWMLVPVLAAVLLIGAGIALRRRKSNSTSAR, from the coding sequence ATGGGAACCGGAACTCGCACGCTGTCCGTCGTCGCGGCCGCCGCGGTGGTACTCGGTGCGGCGGTCGCGCTACCAGCGAGCCCGGCACGCGCGGCGGTCCCTGCACCGGGCCCGACATCCGCCGTCGTGACCGTGAAGGTGGGCGGCGACCGTGTCGATGACACCACCATCGCGGGTCTCGCCGGCGTGGAACTCGGCCTCTTCGCGAACCAGGCCGACACGACGCCGTTGCTCACCTGCACCTCCGACGCCGACGGCGACTGCTCGTTCGTCGTGACCGGCGCCGTGCTCGGCACTGCGCCGTGGGTCAAGGAGACCGCCGCTCCGGCCGGCTGGTTCGCCAACGACGTCCTCCGCACGGGTCCGGGCAGCGGAAGCGGAAGCGTCGCAAGTCCCTACGAGTTCCAGACGCCCACCCTGGTCGAGGGCAACACCTACCGCTCGACCTCCGAGTTCATGAAGAGCAGCTCGAACTCCCTGCCGACCCGCTCCAACGGCGTCTGGCAGCAGTCGCGGATCAACCCGCCGCTGCCCGCGAGCTGCGGAATGGATGTCGCGCTCGTGCTCGATCTGTCGGCGTCGGTCGGCTCCAACCTCCCGACACTCAAGAGTGCGGCCGACTCGTTCGCCGACGCCTTCGTCGGCACGCCCTCGCGGATGGGGGTGTACAGCTTCTCGGCCGAGTCGCCGAGCACGCAGGCGGGGACAGGCGCCGTCGACGCCAACCGGCCCGCGCTCCAGTCCGTCTCGACGCAGGCCGGCGCCGACGCGTTCAAAGCGGAGTACGCGGGGTGGGGTCTCGGGGCGGGCACCAACTGGGATGCGGCCCTGCAGCGCGTCGCCGATTCGGGCATCCACTACGACGCCGTGGTCGTCCTCACCGACGGCAACCCGACCCGCTGGGGCGGGACCACCCTGCACGGCGACGGGTCGAGCACGCACTTCACCGACACCGAGGCCGCCATCTTCTCCGCAAACGTCCTCAAGGCGGAGGGCACGCGCGTCATCTCGTTCGGAATCGGCAGCGGCGTCTCCGGCATCACCAGCCTGAACCTCGCTGCGATCTCCGGCCAGGAGGCGTTCGACGCCGCGGCCGGCAACGTCGCGACGGCCGACTACTTCCAGATCCCCGATTTCTCCGGCGCGGGCGACGAGCTGCGCAGACTCGCGCTCGCCAACTGCACGCCTTCGCTGACCGTGATCAAGCAGATCGTGCCGGGCACGACGACCGGTGAGGACATCGCCGGCGCAGCGCCCGCCGGCGCGGGCTGGACCTTCGATGCTGCGGCGCTGACACCGGGTGCGACGGTGACCCCCGCCACGGCGACCACGCAAGCAGACGGGACGGGCGGCGTCGCCTTCCGCGCCGAGCTCCCCACCGGCGGCGCCGAGGCGCTGTTGAGCGTGGCAGAGACCCAGCAGCCCGGGTACTCGCTCGTGACGCAGGGCGGGGTCAACGCGGTCTGCACCGACCTCGCCGGCGGCACCCCGGTGGCGGTGACGAACGACGGCGCCCTCGGGTTCCAGGTGGTGGTCGGCGCCGACCAGGCGGTCGGCTGCATGGTCTACAACCGGAAGCTGGATCCCGCGACCGTCGAAGTCGACAAGAGCTGGGTCGTCGATGGCGTGACGTACGCGAACGGCTCGCAGCCGTCCGGGATCTCCGCCGCGCTGCAGCTCTCCCCGCCCGGAGGCGGGTCTCCGGTGGATCAGACGTTCGGCTCCGTCGTCTCCGGCTATGCGATCGGCGACGCCATCTCGTTCACGGAGACGACCTCACTCGCCCGGGCCGGCTGCACGCTCGAGAGCGCGCGCGTGACCGAGGCGAACGGGACCACGGTGGATGCCGCCCTCCCGTACGCGGCCACGCTCACGGTCGCGGCCTCCCACTACACGGTCACCAACGTCGTCCACTGCACGACCGCACCGGTGACCCCGCCGGGCGGATCGACAGGCTCGGAAGGATCGGAGCCCGAGGGCGGACCGATGACCGGGACGCTGTCGGACACTGGTTCCGAGACCGGCTGGATGCTCGTCCCCGTTCTCGCGGCGGTGCTCCTCATCGGTGCCGGAATCGCTCTCAGACGGAGGAAGTCGAACTCGACGTCCGCCAGGTAA
- a CDS encoding DUF2255 family protein, translated as MTAWTARELQAIATTDDFHIAPFRTDGATLGTPTWIWSVVVDDHVYVRAYNGTDSRWYQSARAQGAGRITAGGIEKDVAFTAIDDNELNARIDAAYEAKYGTSPYYPPMVTAKTRAATVRVDPRP; from the coding sequence ATGACCGCCTGGACCGCCCGCGAACTGCAGGCAATCGCCACCACCGACGATTTCCACATCGCGCCCTTCCGCACCGACGGCGCCACCCTCGGCACTCCCACCTGGATCTGGTCGGTCGTCGTCGACGACCACGTCTACGTCCGCGCCTACAACGGCACGGACTCGCGCTGGTACCAGTCGGCGCGCGCACAGGGCGCCGGACGGATCACCGCGGGCGGCATCGAGAAGGACGTCGCCTTCACCGCGATCGACGACAACGAGCTGAACGCCCGCATCGACGCCGCCTACGAGGCGAAGTACGGCACGAGCCCGTACTACCCGCCGATGGTCACCGCGAAGACCCGGGCAGCGACAGTGCGCGTCGATCCCCGGCCGTGA
- a CDS encoding helix-turn-helix transcriptional regulator, whose amino-acid sequence MDNRSDVRDFLMSRRAKVTPEQAGLPAGGGRRVAGLRRSEVAMLADVSVEYYAKLERGAIAGVSAGVLDAVARALQLDDTERAHLFDLARAADGIPSSGRPRRRATRSPAARPSLHWALEAFTEGVAVVRNAQSDVIAFNPLGRAFYAPLIGDGGGGGDGGDGGRTPNLARFQFLDPVSHEFYPDWDLFADMCVAMMRAEAGRDPHNRALQDLVGELSTRSDTFRRLWGAHDVRTHGAGTKRFRHPVVGELTLAYEEFAITAEPGHVMLVYTAEPGSPSAERLRLLASWAAAQPAHRQTITEET is encoded by the coding sequence ATGGACAATCGATCGGACGTCCGCGACTTCCTCATGTCGCGCCGCGCCAAGGTCACGCCGGAGCAGGCGGGGCTGCCGGCGGGTGGCGGACGTCGCGTCGCGGGGCTGCGCCGCTCCGAGGTCGCGATGCTCGCCGACGTCAGCGTCGAGTACTACGCGAAGCTGGAGCGCGGTGCGATCGCGGGCGTCTCGGCCGGGGTGCTGGACGCGGTGGCGCGGGCGTTGCAGCTCGACGACACCGAGCGCGCGCACCTGTTCGATCTCGCCCGCGCCGCCGACGGCATCCCGAGCTCCGGGCGACCGCGCCGGCGCGCGACCCGCAGCCCGGCAGCACGACCGAGCCTGCACTGGGCACTGGAGGCGTTCACCGAAGGCGTCGCCGTTGTACGCAACGCGCAATCGGACGTGATCGCGTTCAACCCCCTCGGCCGCGCCTTCTACGCTCCGCTGATCGGCGACGGAGGCGGCGGAGGTGACGGAGGTGACGGAGGCCGCACGCCCAACCTCGCCCGGTTCCAGTTCCTCGACCCGGTGTCGCACGAGTTCTACCCCGACTGGGACCTGTTCGCCGACATGTGCGTCGCGATGATGCGGGCCGAGGCCGGTCGCGACCCCCACAACCGGGCGCTGCAAGACCTGGTGGGCGAGCTGTCCACCCGGAGTGACACGTTCCGCCGGTTGTGGGGCGCGCACGACGTGCGGACGCACGGGGCGGGGACCAAACGCTTCCGGCATCCCGTCGTCGGCGAGCTGACACTGGCGTACGAGGAGTTCGCGATCACCGCCGAACCCGGCCACGTCATGCTCGTCTACACAGCCGAACCCGGATCGCCGTCAGCCGAGCGGCTCCGCCTGCTCGCGTCGTGGGCGGCCGCGCAGCCCGCTCACCGTCAGACCATCACGGAGGAGACATGA
- a CDS encoding multidrug effflux MFS transporter: MTASPSSPSRVRAGRALATLLLVLTVFGPISMDLYLPALPALTTDLGAATSSAQLTVTACLLGLAAGQLVAGPLSDRFGRRGPALIGVTAYVIVSALCAASPTVELLIAARLVQGLAGGVGIVIAQAAGRDVYEGGRLIRFYGRLTVIGGLAAIVGPLLGGALTAVLDWRGLFLVLAAIGAIILAWVALGLPETLAPDARTDAGFPVIRRDIRLLLSDRGFVGAVVAQGFVYAALFAYLSGATYVLQGVYGLSPQGYALAFGLNSAGFMVFGYLAGRFSETWSVRGTLTVGLAVAGSGAAGLLLAGLVHVPLAVVIVSLFLLAAGTAITSPPSTTLALADYPKIAGTASSLLGAARFAFGGIAAPLVGVAGALSILPLGVVTTVAVVAAAGTALALLRPTAGAAARAGTTHPATEGTPTCVE; this comes from the coding sequence GTGACAGCTTCCCCTTCCTCCCCGAGCCGCGTGCGGGCCGGCAGAGCACTCGCGACGCTCCTGCTCGTGCTGACGGTGTTCGGCCCGATCTCGATGGACCTGTACCTGCCCGCGCTCCCGGCGCTCACGACCGACCTGGGCGCGGCGACCTCGTCGGCGCAGCTGACGGTGACCGCGTGCCTGCTGGGCCTCGCTGCCGGGCAGCTCGTCGCCGGGCCGCTGTCCGATCGGTTCGGGCGGCGCGGGCCGGCGCTCATCGGAGTGACCGCCTACGTGATCGTCTCCGCGCTGTGCGCGGCGAGCCCGACGGTCGAGCTGCTCATCGCGGCCCGCCTGGTGCAGGGACTGGCCGGCGGCGTCGGCATCGTGATCGCCCAGGCCGCGGGGCGTGACGTCTACGAGGGCGGGAGGCTCATCCGCTTCTACGGCCGGCTCACGGTCATCGGGGGCCTGGCCGCGATCGTCGGCCCGCTGCTCGGCGGAGCGCTCACCGCGGTGCTGGACTGGCGCGGGCTCTTCCTGGTGCTCGCGGCGATCGGCGCGATCATCCTCGCCTGGGTGGCCCTCGGACTCCCCGAGACGCTGGCCCCGGATGCGCGCACAGACGCCGGGTTCCCGGTGATCCGCCGCGACATCCGGCTGCTCCTCTCGGACCGGGGCTTCGTCGGCGCGGTGGTCGCGCAAGGCTTCGTCTATGCGGCGCTGTTCGCCTACCTGAGCGGCGCGACGTACGTGCTGCAGGGCGTCTACGGTCTGTCGCCCCAGGGGTATGCGCTCGCGTTCGGACTCAACTCGGCCGGCTTCATGGTCTTCGGGTACCTCGCCGGTCGCTTCAGCGAGACCTGGAGTGTGAGGGGCACGCTGACCGTGGGCCTCGCGGTCGCCGGCAGCGGCGCGGCAGGGTTGCTCCTCGCGGGCCTGGTGCACGTGCCGCTTGCCGTGGTGATCGTGTCGCTGTTCCTTCTGGCCGCCGGGACCGCGATCACGAGTCCGCCGTCCACGACGCTGGCGTTGGCGGACTACCCGAAGATCGCGGGCACGGCGTCGTCGCTGCTCGGCGCGGCACGGTTCGCCTTCGGCGGGATCGCGGCGCCGCTGGTCGGCGTGGCCGGTGCGCTGAGCATCCTCCCCCTGGGTGTCGTCACCACGGTCGCGGTCGTCGCGGCCGCCGGCACGGCACTCGCCCTCCTTCGACCTACGGCCGGAGCCGCAGCCCGCGCCGGAACCACCCACCCCGCAACGGAAGGAACCCCCACATGCGTGGAGTAG
- a CDS encoding zinc-dependent alcohol dehydrogenase family protein, translated as MRGVVMYAPRDVRVEERAEPTIEQPTDAIIRVTAACICGSDLWPYRGTDAVTRPTPMGHEYVGVVEQIGDEVTHVKVGDYVVGSFFASDNTCEICRAGYQSRCVHAFPMGALGTQAEKLRVPLAGGTLVVVPGTPTPSQVRSLLAASDVLGTGWFAAVAAEVRPGKTVAVVGDGAVGLLGILAAQKLGAERIIAMSRHADRQALARRFGATDIVAERGDAGVAAIKELTDGLGAHSVIEAVGTQESMMQAIRAARPGGHVGYVGVSHDVELPGEELFFSGVHLHGGPAPVRRFLPDLIASIMSDELDAGAVFDLTLPLSEAAEGYRAMDERRAIKVLLETENA; from the coding sequence ATGCGTGGAGTAGTCATGTACGCCCCTCGGGACGTGCGCGTCGAGGAGCGCGCCGAACCGACCATCGAACAGCCCACCGACGCGATCATTCGCGTCACGGCTGCCTGCATCTGCGGCTCCGACCTCTGGCCGTACCGCGGCACCGACGCGGTCACACGGCCGACCCCGATGGGTCACGAGTACGTCGGAGTGGTGGAGCAGATCGGCGACGAGGTGACGCACGTGAAGGTCGGCGACTATGTCGTCGGTTCGTTCTTCGCGTCCGACAACACCTGCGAGATCTGCCGGGCCGGCTACCAGTCGCGCTGCGTGCACGCGTTCCCGATGGGAGCGCTCGGCACGCAGGCCGAGAAGTTGCGTGTCCCGCTCGCCGGCGGCACCCTCGTCGTCGTTCCCGGCACCCCGACCCCCTCGCAGGTGCGCAGCCTCCTCGCCGCCTCCGACGTGCTCGGCACCGGCTGGTTCGCCGCCGTCGCGGCCGAAGTCCGCCCCGGCAAGACTGTCGCCGTCGTCGGCGACGGTGCGGTCGGCCTTCTCGGCATCCTTGCCGCACAGAAGCTCGGTGCGGAGCGGATCATCGCGATGAGCCGTCACGCCGACCGGCAAGCGCTCGCCCGGCGCTTCGGTGCGACCGACATCGTGGCGGAGCGGGGGGATGCAGGCGTGGCCGCGATCAAGGAGCTCACCGACGGTCTCGGCGCACACTCGGTGATCGAAGCGGTCGGAACGCAGGAATCGATGATGCAGGCGATCCGGGCCGCCCGTCCCGGCGGGCACGTCGGCTACGTCGGCGTCTCGCACGACGTCGAGCTGCCGGGCGAGGAGCTGTTCTTCTCCGGCGTGCACCTGCACGGCGGTCCGGCTCCCGTCCGCCGGTTCCTCCCGGACCTGATCGCGTCGATCATGAGTGACGAGCTGGATGCCGGAGCGGTGTTCGACCTCACCCTCCCTTTGTCGGAGGCGGCGGAGGGCTACCGGGCGATGGACGAGCGCCGGGCCATCAAGGTCCTGCTGGAAACGGAGAACGCATGA
- a CDS encoding cupin domain-containing protein: protein MNIEPATPTLKNPPEQFAGDVWVDPIAGPHDPDQRMTVALVRFAPGARTAWHSHARGQYVRVTAGVARFGDRDGNVIEAHPGQTLYTPPGQEHWHAAAPDCFMEHIAMLESADDPEGTTTWKEHVTDDEYEGRHA from the coding sequence ATGAACATCGAACCTGCCACCCCGACCCTGAAGAACCCGCCGGAGCAGTTCGCCGGCGACGTCTGGGTCGACCCCATCGCCGGCCCGCACGACCCCGATCAGCGGATGACGGTCGCCCTCGTCCGCTTCGCGCCGGGCGCCCGCACCGCCTGGCACAGCCACGCGCGCGGCCAGTACGTGCGGGTCACGGCCGGTGTCGCCCGGTTCGGCGACCGTGACGGCAACGTCATCGAGGCGCATCCCGGCCAGACGCTCTACACGCCGCCGGGACAGGAGCACTGGCACGCCGCGGCGCCGGACTGCTTCATGGAGCACATCGCGATGCTGGAGTCGGCCGACGACCCCGAGGGAACCACCACCTGGAAAGAGCACGTCACGGACGACGAGTACGAAGGGCGCCACGCATGA
- a CDS encoding carboxymuconolactone decarboxylase family protein, whose protein sequence is MTKTTGNGWTGGQRAFGDFAPGLVHYTDQVLFDEVWERPGLSKRDRSLITVTALLVGGNVDQLRFHLPFAVQNGVTQEELIEAITHLAFYAGWPKAMSAMAIAKELLHTHPGLSSTDR, encoded by the coding sequence ATGACGAAGACGACAGGGAACGGCTGGACCGGAGGGCAGCGTGCGTTCGGCGACTTCGCGCCGGGGCTCGTCCACTACACGGATCAGGTGCTCTTCGACGAGGTGTGGGAGCGTCCAGGACTCTCCAAGCGCGACCGCAGCCTGATCACCGTGACCGCGCTGCTCGTCGGCGGCAATGTCGACCAGCTGCGCTTCCACCTCCCGTTCGCCGTGCAGAACGGCGTGACGCAGGAGGAGCTCATCGAGGCGATCACGCACCTCGCCTTCTACGCGGGGTGGCCGAAAGCGATGTCGGCCATGGCCATCGCGAAGGAGCTGTTGCACACGCATCCCGGGTTGTCGAGTACCGACCGGTGA